A genomic window from Prochlorococcus sp. RS04 includes:
- the hemL gene encoding glutamate-1-semialdehyde 2,1-aminomutase, translating into MTDILNYTKSEEIFSAAQQLMPGGVSSPVRAFKSVGGQPIVFDRVKGPFAWDIDGNRYIDYIGSWGPAICGHAHPEVTTALQEAIEKGTSFGAPCVLENQLAEMVIDAVPSVEMVRFVNSGTEACMAVLRLMRAFTGRDKVIKFDGCYHGHADMFLVKAGSGVATLGLPDSPGVPRTTTANTLTAPYNDLEAVKKLFSENPDAISGVILEPIVGNAGFITPEPGFLEGLRELTTENGSLLVFDEVMTGFRISYGGAQEKFGVTPDLTTLGKVIGGGLPVGAYGGKKEIMSMVAPSGPVYQAGTLSGNPLAMTAGIKTLELLKQDGTYDKLDSTTSRLIEGIIQSAENNGIAINGGSVSAMFGFFLCDGPVRNFDEAKTNDSKLFGKLHREMLQRGIYLAPSPFEAGFTSLAHSEEEIDKTIEAFDESFNAIKK; encoded by the coding sequence GTGACTGACATATTAAATTACACAAAATCAGAAGAAATTTTCTCTGCTGCCCAACAACTAATGCCAGGAGGAGTAAGCTCTCCAGTAAGGGCTTTTAAGTCTGTAGGCGGTCAGCCAATTGTTTTTGATAGAGTCAAAGGTCCTTTTGCTTGGGATATTGATGGAAATAGATATATCGACTACATAGGAAGCTGGGGACCTGCTATATGTGGACATGCACACCCTGAAGTTACAACGGCATTACAGGAAGCAATTGAGAAAGGCACTAGCTTTGGTGCTCCATGCGTTCTAGAAAACCAACTTGCTGAAATGGTAATAGATGCAGTCCCATCTGTAGAAATGGTTAGATTTGTCAATAGTGGAACTGAAGCGTGCATGGCTGTTTTGAGACTTATGCGAGCTTTTACAGGAAGAGATAAAGTTATTAAATTTGACGGTTGTTATCACGGTCATGCAGATATGTTTTTAGTAAAAGCAGGATCAGGAGTTGCCACTCTGGGTTTACCAGACTCTCCAGGTGTTCCACGGACAACAACTGCCAACACACTTACTGCTCCCTACAATGATCTTGAAGCTGTAAAAAAATTATTTTCTGAAAATCCTGATGCAATTTCGGGGGTTATTCTTGAGCCTATCGTTGGTAATGCAGGGTTTATTACTCCAGAACCTGGATTCTTGGAGGGATTAAGGGAATTAACCACTGAGAATGGATCCTTATTAGTTTTTGACGAAGTAATGACTGGATTCAGAATAAGTTATGGGGGAGCTCAAGAAAAGTTTGGGGTTACTCCTGATTTAACAACCCTTGGGAAAGTAATTGGTGGAGGATTGCCTGTTGGAGCTTATGGAGGCAAGAAAGAAATAATGTCAATGGTAGCCCCTTCAGGGCCGGTATACCAAGCAGGCACTTTGAGCGGCAATCCACTAGCAATGACTGCTGGAATAAAAACTCTTGAACTGCTCAAACAAGATGGTACGTACGATAAGCTTGATTCAACAACTTCTAGATTAATTGAAGGGATAATTCAGTCTGCAGAAAATAACGGTATCGCTATTAACGGTGGAAGTGTAAGCGCTATGTTTGGATTTTTCTTATGCGATGGGCCAGTTAGGAACTTTGATGAAGCCAAAACAAACGATTCCAAACTTTTTGGTAAATTGCATAGAGAAATGCTTCAACGAGGAATTTACCTAGCGCCGAGTCCTTTCGAAGCTGGTTTCACATCATTAGCTCACAGTGAAGAAGAAATTGATAAAACCATTGAAGCTTTTGACGAATCTTTTAACGCAATTAAAAAATAA
- a CDS encoding prohibitin family protein yields the protein MSTSFKNVTPTGPGGTATLLIVLSFTGFLLLTQSLFVVPSGQVAVVTTLGKVSGPSRRAGLNFKLPFIQSVYPFDIKTQVQPEKFETLTKDLQVIRATATVKYSVKPNEAGRIFATIASRNSDVYQKIVQPSLLKALKSVFSQYELETIATEFAVISEKVGDTVAQELNSFDYVDVKSLDLTGLEIAEEYRAAIEQKQIAGQQLLRAKTEVEIAEQEALRYETLNRSLDDQVLFKLFLDKWDGSTQVVPGLPGSAGGSPPVIVGGRK from the coding sequence ATGTCAACATCTTTTAAAAATGTCACACCAACAGGTCCTGGTGGGACAGCTACATTACTAATTGTATTATCTTTTACAGGCTTTCTTTTGCTAACCCAATCATTATTTGTTGTACCTTCTGGACAAGTTGCAGTTGTTACAACACTAGGGAAAGTAAGTGGCCCCTCTAGGAGAGCTGGTTTAAACTTTAAACTTCCATTTATTCAGTCTGTATATCCATTTGATATAAAAACCCAAGTTCAACCAGAAAAATTTGAAACGCTTACTAAAGATCTTCAAGTTATTAGGGCTACAGCTACTGTTAAGTATTCAGTTAAACCTAACGAGGCAGGAAGGATCTTCGCAACAATCGCAAGCAGAAATAGCGATGTTTATCAGAAAATTGTTCAGCCATCTTTGCTAAAAGCACTAAAATCAGTCTTTTCTCAATATGAGCTAGAAACAATTGCTACTGAATTCGCAGTAATTTCTGAAAAAGTAGGTGACACCGTTGCACAAGAATTAAATTCATTCGATTATGTAGATGTTAAAAGCTTAGACCTTACTGGATTAGAGATTGCTGAAGAATATAGAGCTGCTATCGAACAAAAGCAAATAGCTGGTCAGCAACTACTAAGAGCAAAGACTGAAGTTGAAATTGCTGAACAAGAAGCACTCAGATATGAGACATTAAATAGAAGTCTCGACGATCAAGTACTTTTCAAATTATTTCTCGATAAATGGGATGGCAGTACACAAGTTGTTCCTGGGTTACCAGGTTCAGCAGGAGGTTCTCCCCCAGTAATAGTTGGTGGTAGAAAATAA
- a CDS encoding YajQ family cyclic di-GMP-binding protein: protein MAESFSFDVVSDFDRQELVNTLDQVKREISQRYDLKGTDTSIDLEKENIFIITNSELTLNAVNDIIRQKAIKRNLSLKIFDYGDIEIVSGNRIKQTILLKQGIKQEIAKKISKNIRDQIKKINVSINGETLRVASKSKNDLQLAIKLVSELEESLNIPLKASNFR, encoded by the coding sequence ATGGCAGAAAGTTTTTCATTTGATGTGGTTTCTGATTTTGATAGACAAGAATTAGTCAATACTTTGGATCAAGTTAAAAGGGAAATTTCTCAGCGTTACGATTTGAAGGGCACGGATACTTCAATTGATTTAGAAAAAGAAAATATTTTTATAATTACTAATAGCGAACTTACTTTGAATGCTGTAAATGACATAATTAGACAAAAGGCAATAAAAAGAAACTTATCCTTAAAAATATTTGACTACGGTGATATTGAAATAGTTAGTGGTAATAGAATTAAACAAACAATTCTATTAAAACAAGGAATCAAACAAGAAATTGCAAAAAAAATCAGTAAAAATATTAGAGATCAAATTAAAAAAATTAATGTCAGCATCAATGGAGAAACACTCAGAGTTGCTAGTAAGAGCAAGAATGATCTTCAATTAGCAATCAAGCTTGTTAGTGAGTTGGAGGAGTCTTTGAACATTCCTCTAAAAGCTAGTAACTTTAGATAA
- a CDS encoding DNA recombination-mediator protein A, whose translation MSRSLDLPATEGVDALAQELAKLQDNGKRRIAFLGTRHVPIVDIHLIELIARSLAEEGHNILTSGSQGVNAAVIRAVLDINPSLLTVLLPQSLDRQVPEIKDQLERVMHLVEKSENDELPLPLASSLCNQEIITRCDQLICFAFHDSETLLNSCRCAEEMGKVVSLLFFD comes from the coding sequence TTGAGTCGCTCTTTAGATCTACCAGCAACTGAAGGTGTTGATGCCTTAGCTCAAGAACTTGCAAAACTCCAAGATAATGGGAAAAGGAGAATTGCTTTTTTAGGTACTAGACACGTACCGATTGTAGATATCCACTTAATTGAGTTGATAGCACGGTCTTTAGCAGAGGAAGGACATAATATCCTTACGTCTGGATCTCAAGGTGTTAATGCAGCTGTTATCCGAGCTGTCTTAGATATTAATCCATCATTATTAACTGTTTTATTACCACAAAGTCTTGATAGACAAGTTCCCGAAATAAAGGATCAACTTGAGAGGGTTATGCATTTGGTTGAAAAAAGTGAAAATGATGAATTACCTTTGCCACTTGCAAGTAGTCTTTGTAATCAAGAAATTATTACTAGGTGCGATCAATTAATATGTTTTGCCTTTCACGATAGTGAAACTTTGCTAAATAGTTGTAGATGTGCTGAAGAAATGGGCAAAGTTGTTAGTTTGTTATTTTTTGATTAA
- a CDS encoding phosphotransacetylase family protein, with amino-acid sequence MSDILLIGSCEPFSGKSAMVLGIAKKLLQKKKKVRIGKPLATCIELTNLPSMSYEGLIDDDVKFIGSTLNIEEENLISSVGLLDNISAEKRIFNKDLLPGKGFDQIEGLVNDDFEGLNILEAAGSLHEGMIYGLSLPQLAKDLDAKVLIVNLWEDCKSVDALLDAQKQLGEKLAGVVLNGVLPQEVEKVKNEIIPSLKDLGIEVFGVMPKSPLLRSVTVGELVRRLDAQVICCSEKDQLLVETLSIGAMGVNSAMEFFRRRRNMAVVTGADRTDIQLAALEASTQCLILTGLGDPLSQLIHRAEELEVPILKVELDTLSSVEIIEQAFGHVRIHESIKASYAIQLVQEHVNLKRILEKIDFPCNFSDKC; translated from the coding sequence ATGAGCGATATATTGTTAATTGGCTCATGTGAGCCATTTAGTGGTAAGTCTGCAATGGTTCTTGGGATAGCAAAAAAACTTTTACAGAAGAAAAAAAAAGTACGCATAGGAAAACCTCTAGCAACATGTATTGAACTTACTAATCTTCCCTCAATGTCTTATGAAGGATTAATAGATGATGATGTTAAGTTTATTGGATCAACATTAAATATCGAAGAGGAGAATTTAATTTCCTCAGTAGGATTATTGGATAATATCTCAGCTGAAAAAAGAATCTTCAATAAAGACTTACTTCCAGGAAAAGGTTTTGATCAGATTGAAGGATTGGTTAATGATGATTTTGAAGGTCTGAATATTTTAGAGGCAGCCGGAAGTCTTCATGAGGGTATGATTTATGGATTAAGTCTCCCACAACTAGCTAAGGATTTAGATGCGAAAGTTTTAATTGTGAATTTATGGGAAGATTGTAAAAGTGTCGATGCATTACTTGATGCGCAAAAACAATTAGGTGAGAAATTGGCTGGAGTTGTATTAAACGGAGTTTTGCCGCAAGAAGTCGAAAAAGTTAAAAATGAAATAATACCCTCTCTTAAAGATCTAGGTATTGAAGTATTTGGAGTGATGCCTAAATCACCACTTCTTAGAAGTGTCACCGTAGGTGAGCTTGTAAGAAGACTAGATGCCCAAGTTATTTGTTGCTCAGAAAAAGATCAATTGCTTGTCGAAACATTGAGTATTGGTGCAATGGGTGTGAATTCTGCAATGGAATTTTTCAGGAGAAGACGAAATATGGCTGTAGTTACAGGAGCTGATAGAACTGATATCCAACTTGCTGCTTTAGAGGCTTCGACTCAATGCCTTATTTTAACTGGTTTAGGAGATCCTTTGTCACAATTGATTCATAGAGCGGAGGAATTGGAGGTGCCAATTTTAAAGGTGGAATTAGATACTCTTTCCTCCGTTGAAATTATTGAACAAGCTTTTGGTCATGTCAGAATACATGAATCTATTAAAGCTTCTTATGCTATTCAATTAGTTCAAGAGCATGTAAATCTAAAAAGAATTCTCGAAAAGATAGATTTTCCCTGCAATTTTTCAGATAAATGCTAA